DNA from Spirochaeta lutea:
CCTCCTGGCAACCCCACCGGCTCTGCCGCCTTGTGGAGACCATAAAAACCGCCATTGCACGATCATCAGCCCCGGATACGGCCCTGACCCTCTCAGCAGGGTGTCTTGCCATTCCGGTGTATCGCCGGCTTGCCGATTCCGGTTTAGACCGCTACCTCCTGCGCTTTGAGACTAGCGATCCCGTACTCTTCTCAAACCTCAGACCCGGCACAAGCCTTACCCGGCGGATCGATACCCTCCGCGCCATTCGCGATGCCGGTCTTGAGGTCGGAAGCGGGTACATGACAGGACTCCCTGGAGAAACTGAAGAAACCCGGATCAATAACGCCCTAGTATGTCGCGACTTGGGTGTAGACATGGTGGGGGTTGGTCCGTTCATCCCTCACCCCGCCACCCCCCTGGGTACCGCGCCACAACAGCCCCTGGAACTTGCCCTGAAGGCTACCGCCCTACTGAGGCTGCTACTCCCCCAGGCAAACATTCCCGCCACCACTGCTGCGGGAACACTGCACCCCCGGGGCCGGGAGGCCATGCTGTGTGCCGGAGCCAATGTCCTCATGCCGAATATCACTCCGGTGGACAAAAAACCCATGTACCAACTCTATCCAGGAAAAATCTGCATCACCGAAAGCGGCTTTGAATGCCTTTCTTGCCTGAGCATCAAAACCCGCACCATCCGCCGGACCCTGGACTACAGCCGGGGAACCAGCCCGGGGTTCACACCCCCAAACCAAGGAGGTCAACCATGTCTGTCTCTATGAGCTCCGTACCCCGCATTGTCATCACCGGGTTATGTAATGCCGGAAAATCCAGCGTATTCAATCTCCTGCTCCAGAGTGAAGTAACCATCGTCCATTCCCAAAAGGGTACCACCACCGATCCGGTAACCCGCCGATGGGAGCTGCCCGGGTTCGGACCGGTAGCCCTGACGGACACCGCCGGGCTGAATGATACCGGCGGACTGGGACTATCCCGCCACCGCACCGCTCTGGACCGCCTGGCTGCTGCGGACCTGGTTCTGATGATCAGCCCGGGGAACCAGCCTCCCCAACCCCGGGAAACTGAAATTCTGAGGCACATTACCGCCCTGGGCAAGCCTTGGATGGCGGTTCTCACCCATGCTGCACGACCTGTTCACCCCAAAAAACTCGCTCTCCTGGAATCCGGCTCCTGGCCGTTTGAACCCCCTGGTGCCCATGGTCCCAATTCGACCGGGCTATCCGGCCCATGGCCGGCTGACCCCCAGAATCCCGCCGGAGATTTGCCGCCGGCGGTTTCGGTACAGCCTCGCACCCCCCATCGGGTACCGGAGGAGGTGCCGCGCTCTTCTTCCGCCCCATTTGGATGCCAATCCGTCATTCAGGTGGATAATCCCACCGGGCAGGGGTATCATCAGGCGGTTCAGGCTCTTCAGCGGTTTTTCTCCCAGGGTGATTCTAATGCCTCCAGCCCCTTGGAGGGATTGCTTGAACCCGGGGACACTATCATCCTCGTTACGCCCCAGGATTCCGGCGCTCCCGCCGGCCGTCTCATCAAACCCCAGGCTGAGACCCTCCGGGATGCCCTGGACCGGGACTGCATGGTGCTGACCCTGGGGGTATCCCGGGTTTCCCAAGCCTACCGGAGGCTCATCCAGAGCGGGGCCGGACCGCGGCTGGTCATTACCGATAGTCAGGCATTTGATCTGGTGAGGGATCAGCTGCCCGATGACCAGCCCCTGACCAGTTTTTCCCTGATTTATGCCAGGATTCGGGGGGATCTGCCGGAGTTCTATAAGGGGATTTCACGCCTTGAATCCCTTAAGGATGGAGACCGAGTCCTCATCTTAGAAAACTGTAAACACCACCGTCAAAACGACGATATCGCCACTCGGCAGATCCCGGCCTTACTCCGCCATTATACCCGGGCTGATCTGGAGTTTTCCTTCAGCCGGCATCTCCACGGTGATGCCAACCCTCGGGACTACGCGTTGGCAGTGCACTGCGGGGGGTGCATGGCGCACCGCCAGGAGATTCTTCGACGTCAGAGGCTGTTTGCCAGGTGCGGTGTGGGTATGACGAACTTCGGGATGGTTCTTGCCCACTGCCGGGGGGGAATCCTTGATCGGGCCATGGCGCCCCTGTTGCCTTGCAGCAGCCCAGAGCGCAGATTGTGACAAATCGGATAGTGTTATCGGGGGGGCGGGTGCCCCGGGATAATCCGGCCCTTCTAGGGTGTCATCGAGTATCTACGCTGGGGTTTCCGGGTGCCCTGGGATAATCCTGGTGACCAGCTTCGACCGGGGCACCCCCCGCCGGTACCGGACTGCGGGATAGCCCAGGGTAAAGACAGAGAATACCCGGTGTCCCCGGGGAAGCTGCAACCTTCTCCGCAGCCCGGGATGGATGGCCAAGGCCCGTACCAGAAACCCGTTGTAGCAGCTGCCCAGGCCCAAGGATTCCCCGTGGAGAACCATGCTATGCCCGAGAATCAAACAATCATCCCTGGATACCGGCAGCCGGGCAGGGGCATGGATACACACCAAGGCAGGAGCGTGGTGGGTGAGGATATCTCGGCCGCCCCGGAAGTACCTATCCATGGATCGGCGGTATCCCTCCAACTGGCGGGTAGTCTTCCTCCCCAGGAGGAGCATCAGGACCCACCGGGTTACCGGGTTTAGTACTATCCTCGCTGCACCGGCGAAAAACTGCATACAGCATCGGGTGAGCTCCTGGACTTCCGCGGTTCCGTCAATAATGGTTATTCCTGCCACCCGGGCATTCGTGCCCGAAGGGGCATAACTCGCCAGGGAAACCAGGCGTTCCATGACCTCGGGTGCAATCCGGCGGTTCTGATACTGCCGGGTGCTGCGACGGGTATACACCAAATTCTCCAGGAATCTGGCTGCCTGGCCCGGTACTTCATCCCTCCTGGGTTCGCCGCCGAAATGAACTCCGGTATCCCTTCCGGGATTCTGCTCACCCGGCCCAACAGGATTTTCAGTCGTCTGGTAGGAATTTATTTCGGAGACCGGCCAAGAAACCGCGGAAACAGGACATACGGCATAACAATGCCCGCAGCGGATGCACAGATCCTCCCGGATAGTATAGGGATCTGGACTGATAGCCTGGGCGACACAATCCTCTCTGCATGCCCCGCAGGACGTACAGACCAGGGTATCTATCTTCGGGTAATCCATGGTTCCTCCTCTCCGGGTCACCTACTGTATCACAGTATTCGCCCGTCGCGCGAGACACTAAAAGATGCCGCCCCCAGACAGGCCGCCCCCGCACTAGCCGCCCCCGCCGGGCTGCCCATAATCCAGCACAATCCTGGGCATTCTCCGGCCCCGGGGAATTTTGCCGCCTCGCGCTGCCACAAAAAAACCACAGCCCGATCCGATGAATTGGGCTGTGGTTGGGATCTCAATTGCTTAGTTCTAGGGTGCACAAAAGACTGTAGCTACCCCAGCTACACCGGTGCGAGCCGGGACCCGGCCTCGGGGCTAGGGTCGCCGGCATGAAACGGTACTACCGTTGGTGCACCTAGACTGCGCTGAAAACGCGGAGGGCTAGGCCTGCTGCTCCAGAACAAGGGTGATGGTAGGCTGGTCGCAAACCTCCCCAGGTCCGTAGTACTGGATCGCACCGGGGAACCGGAAGCTGGTTTCTACCGCCCAGGTATCCCGGTGGGATGCAAAGGTTTTGAAGGGTGCTCCATCCAATTCAACCAAGGCCTTACGAATAACCGGCTTCATGGCACCGTGGCGCTGTTCCATGTTCATCATCATAGTCAGGGGGATTCCACCGGCCACCCACTGATCGGCGGACTTCGACAGGTTCCGTACGCTGGAAAGATAGCCGGTCAGACCATTGGCAATCAGGAGAAAGGCGGTAAATCCCAGGCTGTAGGTATAGTCAGCATCGAAGTTACTGGGGAAGGCGCAGCGGCCCTCATAGCCGAAGAAGTGGGCAAGAGCCTTAAAACTACCCTTGAAGGAACCGGCGGCCTTCATCTGATCAAGACGCTCTCCCACCATCTCGATGAGCAGCTTCTCGGTATCGATGAGGCTAACCTGCACGTTACCGTGGGGATCCCGGTCTGCCATGAGCTGAGCGCGGATTCCCCGGGGCAGACTGCCGAATACCTTGGCGCTGTGGTCGGTCAGCTTCCCGCTCACAAACTCTGCCTGGTCATCGAAGGTTCTCAGGCTGGCGAAATACTCGGCATTGTGGGCAAGCAGGTCGTTCAGTTCCGCGATCAGGATCTTCATCTCGGGTACGAATTCGATCAGACCCTCGGGAATCAGGGCAATACCGAAGTTGTTTCCCTTGGCAGCCCGCTTGGCCACCACATCGGCAATCTCTTCCACAATCTGGGCCAGGCTCTTTTTCTTGGACTCCACCTCTTCGCTGATAATGGCGATGTTGGGCTGGGTCTGGAGAGCGCATTCCAACGCGATATGGCTGGCGCTCCGGCCCATGAGCTTGATGAAGTGCCAGTATTTCTTGGCGCTGTTGGCATCCCGGCCGATGTTTCCAATGAGTTCAGAGTAGGTTTTACAGGCCGTATCGAACCCGAAGCTTGTTTCGATGTATTCATTCTTCAGGTCGCCGTCGATGGTTTTCGGAACCCCGATAACCTGGATGTCCGTACCTTGGGTTTGGAAATACTCCGCCAAAAGGGCGGCGTTGGTATTGGAATCATCACCCCCGATAACCACCACGGCATTGAGCTTCCGCTTTTTGGCGGTTTCCAAGACTGCGGCAAACTGGGCATCGGTCTCAATCTTCGTCCGGCCCGAGCCGATGATGTCAAATCCGCCGGTGTTCCGGTATCGGTCGATGAACTCATCGGTAAACTCCACAGCCTCGTCATCAATCAATCCTGAAGGGCCGCCGAGAAACCCGAAGAGTACGGAATTGGGGTTTGCCTTCTTCAACCCGTCGTAGAGCCCGGTAATAACGTTGTGGCCGCCTGGCGCCTGACCGCCCGATAGGATCACCCCGACACGTAATTCTTTACCTACGTTAGGATTAGCACCCTTTCCGAAGGCTGCGATGGGCTTCCCGTAGGTCTTTGCAAAGAGCTGTTTAAGCTCAGCCTGGTTTGCAATGGATTCGGTGGGATCACCGAAGGACACCGCTATTGCGTCAATAGCTCCGGATAGAGCGGGGGGCAGCTTGGGGGAGTACTCGAGACGAGCCTTCTGCAAAGCTGAAATTTCCATGTAATCTCCTTGTCAATAAATAGGTCATTGGGAATGCCTCATTCTACCGGAAAGCCCTGGCCTGGGCAAGGTTGGGCAGCCTTTGGGGTATTTTGGGGTGATTTTACTGCCATACCATCCGCCGCCCTTTTCTTTTTACGGGCAACCAGGGCATACTAGTCCCATGTTTTGGATTAAGCCCGAAGAAATGTACTATGACTGGGGCAACACTGCCCTGGTGAACCAGTTTTTTGACCTCGGAATCCCCGAAGGTTCTCACCTCGCTGAACTCTGGATGGGCAGCCATCCCCGGGGTCCCAGCCGGATCATGGATCCTGCCACGGGATTACCCCTGGAGGATCTTACCCTTCTTGACCTGCTCCATGCCCATCCCGAGTATTCCGCAGCCCCCCCATCCCCGGAAGGCAGCCGACGGGCCCCTGAATTAGGGGATGATTCGGGGGAACGCCTGCGGAATAATCCGCCCGCCGGTGCCCCAAATCCACTGCCCTTCCTATTCAAGATACTATCTGCAGAAAAGGCCCTCAGTATCCAGGCTCATCCGAGTCTGGAGCAGGCCCGCCAGGGCTGGGAGCGGGAGAACGCCCAGGGGATCGACCCGAATGCCCCCCACCGCAATTACCGGGATCCGAATCACAAACCCGAGTGTATGTACGCCCTCAGCACCTTCTGGGCCCTCCGGGGATTCCGTAATCCCCGGGACATTGCCCGGGATCTGTCGTTTCTCCAAGATAGCTGTCCCGGTATTGTGGAACCCCTTGGCCTTTCCGATCCTGCGAAGGCCCTCTCCGGGTTTCTGACGGCGGTTCTGGAGTGTTCCGGCCGGGATTTAGATCTACTGCTTCAGGAGGTGTCCCGCCAGGCCCGGGAGACCCTGAATGCCCGGGGCATCGATTACACCAGCCAAGACCACCTTGGGACCGCGGATAGGGAATACTGGCCGGCGATCTGGACCCTCCGGCTCATGGACCAGTACCCCGGCGATCCGGGCAGCCTCGCTCCCTTCTATCTGCGGATCTTCCGCTTGGAACCCGGCCAGGCGGTGGTATTGCCCGCCGGGGTACTCCACGCCTACCTC
Protein-coding regions in this window:
- a CDS encoding radical SAM protein — translated: MSNSSVASQTLLPVSDNEALGLYARKDPRELYRRAEQQCLEVFGPGVYLRGLIEYTNYCTQGCLYCGIARDLPNPAGPEPGAGARDTGRQPKTVSRGESTDHRDSADHPTPREFPNLSTHGASLDRSSRGVGEHRKKTRISRYRLDEQRIMEVIRRGMDAGLRSFVLQGGEDPSWQPHRLCRLVETIKTAIARSSAPDTALTLSAGCLAIPVYRRLADSGLDRYLLRFETSDPVLFSNLRPGTSLTRRIDTLRAIRDAGLEVGSGYMTGLPGETEETRINNALVCRDLGVDMVGVGPFIPHPATPLGTAPQQPLELALKATALLRLLLPQANIPATTAAGTLHPRGREAMLCAGANVLMPNITPVDKKPMYQLYPGKICITESGFECLSCLSIKTRTIRRTLDYSRGTSPGFTPPNQGGQPCLSL
- a CDS encoding GTPase, whose amino-acid sequence is MSVSMSSVPRIVITGLCNAGKSSVFNLLLQSEVTIVHSQKGTTTDPVTRRWELPGFGPVALTDTAGLNDTGGLGLSRHRTALDRLAAADLVLMISPGNQPPQPRETEILRHITALGKPWMAVLTHAARPVHPKKLALLESGSWPFEPPGAHGPNSTGLSGPWPADPQNPAGDLPPAVSVQPRTPHRVPEEVPRSSSAPFGCQSVIQVDNPTGQGYHQAVQALQRFFSQGDSNASSPLEGLLEPGDTIILVTPQDSGAPAGRLIKPQAETLRDALDRDCMVLTLGVSRVSQAYRRLIQSGAGPRLVITDSQAFDLVRDQLPDDQPLTSFSLIYARIRGDLPEFYKGISRLESLKDGDRVLILENCKHHRQNDDIATRQIPALLRHYTRADLEFSFSRHLHGDANPRDYALAVHCGGCMAHRQEILRRQRLFARCGVGMTNFGMVLAHCRGGILDRAMAPLLPCSSPERRL
- a CDS encoding nitroreductase family protein codes for the protein MDYPKIDTLVCTSCGACREDCVAQAISPDPYTIREDLCIRCGHCYAVCPVSAVSWPVSEINSYQTTENPVGPGEQNPGRDTGVHFGGEPRRDEVPGQAARFLENLVYTRRSTRQYQNRRIAPEVMERLVSLASYAPSGTNARVAGITIIDGTAEVQELTRCCMQFFAGAARIVLNPVTRWVLMLLLGRKTTRQLEGYRRSMDRYFRGGRDILTHHAPALVCIHAPARLPVSRDDCLILGHSMVLHGESLGLGSCYNGFLVRALAIHPGLRRRLQLPRGHRVFSVFTLGYPAVRYRRGVPRSKLVTRIIPGHPETPA
- a CDS encoding diphosphate--fructose-6-phosphate 1-phosphotransferase; the encoded protein is MEISALQKARLEYSPKLPPALSGAIDAIAVSFGDPTESIANQAELKQLFAKTYGKPIAAFGKGANPNVGKELRVGVILSGGQAPGGHNVITGLYDGLKKANPNSVLFGFLGGPSGLIDDEAVEFTDEFIDRYRNTGGFDIIGSGRTKIETDAQFAAVLETAKKRKLNAVVVIGGDDSNTNAALLAEYFQTQGTDIQVIGVPKTIDGDLKNEYIETSFGFDTACKTYSELIGNIGRDANSAKKYWHFIKLMGRSASHIALECALQTQPNIAIISEEVESKKKSLAQIVEEIADVVAKRAAKGNNFGIALIPEGLIEFVPEMKILIAELNDLLAHNAEYFASLRTFDDQAEFVSGKLTDHSAKVFGSLPRGIRAQLMADRDPHGNVQVSLIDTEKLLIEMVGERLDQMKAAGSFKGSFKALAHFFGYEGRCAFPSNFDADYTYSLGFTAFLLIANGLTGYLSSVRNLSKSADQWVAGGIPLTMMMNMEQRHGAMKPVIRKALVELDGAPFKTFASHRDTWAVETSFRFPGAIQYYGPGEVCDQPTITLVLEQQA
- the manA gene encoding mannose-6-phosphate isomerase, class I, whose protein sequence is MFWIKPEEMYYDWGNTALVNQFFDLGIPEGSHLAELWMGSHPRGPSRIMDPATGLPLEDLTLLDLLHAHPEYSAAPPSPEGSRRAPELGDDSGERLRNNPPAGAPNPLPFLFKILSAEKALSIQAHPSLEQARQGWERENAQGIDPNAPHRNYRDPNHKPECMYALSTFWALRGFRNPRDIARDLSFLQDSCPGIVEPLGLSDPAKALSGFLTAVLECSGRDLDLLLQEVSRQARETLNARGIDYTSQDHLGTADREYWPAIWTLRLMDQYPGDPGSLAPFYLRIFRLEPGQAVVLPAGVLHAYLQGIGLEAMANSDNVLRAGCTPKHVDIPELLRVVSFNEDTSRPVTPDLETPLGTGFSEFELVLHENRLPTPSRGFDSGPSAAILLGLEGEVILRYSRPKQGGNLPEGFVQEITLPRGRSVFIPPGSGSIAVSGQGRFARCLQGSR